One window of the Shewanella maritima genome contains the following:
- the yegD gene encoding molecular chaperone codes for MFVGFDYGSANCSVGMINEGKVELLPLLDNSNYMPSTLYAYDRDLIAQAVYQNLPATEQASFAQLRSSQLAHAKRVRHELDLTPTEPAVFVGKEAQAHYLDMPEEGFYVRSPKSFLGATGLRDEQVALFEDIVTLMMQYVKQRVDKLLNDKGLGVASHAVIGRPVNFQGIGGEQSNKQAEAILTTAAKRAGFTEVSFLFEPLAAGMDYEGQLVQDKTVLVVDVGGGTTDCSVVRMGPKLAAKDDRQQDFYGHSGQRIGGNDLDIALAKQGFMPHFGDGSLLKTGKPLPNQVFWNAVAVNDISAQRDFSSLSTKKLIDDLIKDAAEPALIKRLQKVQRDQLSYQLVRQAELAKINLSDTDVAQADLTMVEADLTPTVSFDLFTQAIDDSLNKVDSLMRQAVEQAKANQDFKQVDIIYVTGGTARSPAIYNKIASIYPDAEIVVGDHFGSVTAGLTKWAQRCYS; via the coding sequence ATGTTTGTTGGGTTCGACTATGGCAGTGCCAATTGCTCGGTGGGGATGATTAATGAGGGCAAGGTGGAGCTTTTACCTCTGTTGGATAACTCCAATTATATGCCATCGACGCTGTATGCCTACGATCGCGATCTTATCGCGCAGGCTGTATATCAAAATCTACCAGCAACCGAACAAGCGAGTTTCGCGCAGTTGCGCTCATCTCAACTTGCTCATGCTAAACGCGTTCGCCATGAATTAGACCTAACGCCAACTGAGCCTGCCGTGTTTGTCGGCAAAGAAGCTCAAGCACACTATCTTGATATGCCCGAAGAAGGGTTTTATGTCCGTTCACCAAAATCGTTTCTTGGTGCAACGGGGTTGCGAGATGAACAAGTCGCCTTGTTTGAAGATATCGTCACCCTGATGATGCAATATGTTAAGCAGCGCGTAGATAAACTGCTTAATGATAAAGGGCTAGGTGTCGCCAGTCATGCCGTCATTGGCAGACCCGTTAACTTTCAAGGTATTGGCGGGGAGCAATCTAACAAGCAAGCAGAAGCCATCTTAACCACAGCGGCTAAACGAGCAGGCTTCACTGAAGTTAGCTTCTTGTTTGAACCTTTAGCTGCAGGTATGGATTACGAAGGGCAGCTTGTACAAGATAAAACCGTGTTAGTGGTGGATGTTGGCGGTGGTACAACTGACTGCTCTGTAGTACGCATGGGGCCAAAGCTTGCAGCAAAAGATGACAGGCAACAAGACTTTTATGGCCATAGTGGCCAACGTATCGGTGGTAACGATTTAGATATTGCGCTAGCAAAACAAGGCTTTATGCCGCATTTTGGCGACGGGAGTTTGCTTAAAACCGGTAAGCCGTTACCGAATCAGGTTTTTTGGAATGCGGTTGCGGTGAATGACATTAGTGCCCAGCGCGACTTTAGTAGTTTGAGTACCAAAAAGTTGATTGATGATTTAATCAAAGATGCTGCTGAGCCTGCTTTGATTAAAAGGCTGCAAAAAGTGCAGCGCGATCAGCTTAGCTACCAGCTAGTGCGTCAAGCCGAGCTTGCTAAGATTAATTTATCGGATACCGATGTCGCCCAAGCAGATTTAACCATGGTTGAAGCGGATTTAACCCCAACTGTCAGTTTTGATTTATTTACTCAAGCTATTGATGATTCGCTTAATAAAGTCGACAGCTTAATGCGCCAAGCGGTTGAGCAGGCAAAGGCTAACCAAGATTTTAAGCAAGTGGATATTATCTATGTGACTGGCGGTACTGCACGCAGCCCCGCCATTTACAATAAAATTGCCAGTATTTATCCTGATGCAGAAATTGTAGTGGGTGACCACTTCGGCTCGGTGACTGCGGGGCTGACTAAGTGGGCGCAGCGTTGTTATTCATAG